The following coding sequences are from one Onychostoma macrolepis isolate SWU-2019 chromosome 24, ASM1243209v1, whole genome shotgun sequence window:
- the nanog gene encoding homeobox protein NANOG — protein sequence MADWKMPVSYNFNPSYHAYAYGLVYPQVSEHGHPNLGWTEAAYTHSGGVTATYYSAQTAQQSPPWSPENGNGSAYGHYPSHTQNGRLFLSYNKTEPDLKPKDAEQVGSDTPSDSEAHTPDSWSSGSSREGTTLTDLNLQSWGDGDYETDSGSPDSGEQISNSISVAKEEPVSLNLGVEALPPLPTLTTSPARPPTQTRKTRAAFSEEQMNALIHRFNIQRYLTPAEMKTLAGATGLTYKQVKTWFQNRRMKLKRHQRDSSWMTERYVVNAIPNTPAPHSQFQTETPRATQDPYSNPQVREPMFKRSPPQTPFYPSYPQQHSPTQATARPPGNWPVPPAVTHYEFPNPASYVQAHDCSNVANKGGSPTPMASMPSVAQWTTKGMTLL from the exons ATGGCGGATTGGAAGATGCCAGTAAGTTACAACTTCAACCCGTCTTATCATGCGTATGCATACGGGCTCGTGTACCCGCAAGTGTCTGAGCACGGCCACCCGAATCTCGGCTGGACCGAGGCCGCGTACACTCACTCCGGCGGGGTCACCGCGACCTATTACTCCGCTCAAACCGCACAGCAGTCGCCGCCCTGGAGCCCGGAGAACGGCAACGGCAGCGCCTACGGCCACTACCCGAGCCACACGCAGAACGGGCGGCTCTTCCTTTCCTACAATAAGACTGAGCCCGATTTGAAGCCGAAAGACGCGGAGCAGGTCGGCAGCGATACACCCAGTGATTCAGAGGCCCATACGCCAG ATTCCTGGAGCTCTGGCAGCAGTCGTGAGGGGACCACTCTGACCGACCTCAATCTTCAGTCCTGGGGAGATGGGGACTATGAGACGGACAGTGGCAGTCCTGATAGTGGAGAGCAGAtctcaaactccatctctgtAGCAAAAGAGGAGCCAGTGAGTCTGAATCTGGGGGTGGAAGCCTTGCCTCCGCTGCCTACATTAACCACATCTCCAGCCCGACCTCCAACTCAGACCCGCAAGACCCGGGCTGCCTTTTCTGAGGAGCAGATGAATGCTCTGATCCACCGATTCAATATCCAGAGATACCTCACACCCGCAGAGATGAAGACACTTGCTGGAGCAACGGGACTAACGTACAAACAG GTGAAAACATGGTTTCAAAACCGTAGGATGAAACTCAAGAGGCATCAAAGAGACAGTAGTTGGATGACGGAGAGGTATGTCGTCAATGCCATACCCAACACACCAGCTCCTCATTCTCAG TTTCAGACTGAAACCCCTCGAGCAACCCAAGACCCCTACAGCAACCCTCAGGTGAGAGAGCCTATGTTCAAGAGGAGTCCTCCACAAACGCCCTTCTACCCCAGCTACCCACAACAACACTCTCCTACCCAGGCCACCGCAAGACCCCCGGGAAACTGGCCTGTGCCCCCAGCTGTGACGCACTATGAGTTCCCCAACCCTGCTAGCTACGTGCAAGCCCATGATTGCAGCAATGTGGCCAACAAAGGCGGCAGCCCTACTCCGATGGCATCCATGCCTAGTGTCGCCCAGTGGACAACGAAAGGAATGACTTTGCTGTGA
- the ipo4 gene encoding importin-4, translated as MISEELERILARLTEPDNAVIQQATAELKQAFKDPAIIPALCAVMTGSQNPQVRQSAAVMLRMRVRKHWNKISPDHRESLKAVVLQALQNETEHTVRHSLSQLSAVLVKHETPDRWPALLSLLNQSTESNNPQDRQVGLLLLSKVVGSNPEPFKPHYKQLLQLFGTVLQDLNNPTALYYCILTLTAITAYTGTEEMNLMRSLIPKLLIALKRLIQADQDQASEAMEVFDELMESEVSIVVPHIAEIVRFCLEISADVSLSDSLRVKALSCIAVLIRLKSKAVLKHKLLQPILQVVFPILSSAPPPGEEDPEDDENDTEDDSENPKHFAVQVIDTMALHMPPEKLFNQLLPFTQACLSSENPYERKGGLMCMAVLAEGCADHIRTKMLSSMLQTVCRSLSDNNQVVRSAALFALGQFSEHLQPDVSKFHAELMPLLHGYLSAVNQTKIGHMTKAFYALENFLENLGPEIEPYLPTLMETMLSALNNAENLKLKELAVSAIGAIANAAKEMLVPYFPPIIESLKGFLTDTREEMRTLQTQALDTLSVLARTVGKEVFSPLAAECVQLGLNLTDAVDDPDLRRCTYSLFSAVSDVSPDCLAPHLTPITTVMLLSLRSTEGVTAHLDEDKQFVLLDDDDADDEGEEGDADLDEESETEVDDRDVAGFSVENAYIDEKEDACDALGEIAFNTGVAFQPFLESSFQQVYELRDFPHEDVRRAAFGAMGQFCRAQHKVWKENPTEANHQALHKLLQVVLPCFLEAVRQDRERQVVMAILESMNAVIKSCQAEALQAPGILAEISNTIKDVLKKKTVCQDVGGDEADDDEQQAEYDAMLQEFAGEGIPVLASALPAETFYPHLNDLLPLIMSKAKPSCTEADRSFSIGTIGETLHSLVGVAGGRAVAGRLSNRLLPVLVAGVKDSDAEVRNNSVFALGALAQAAGPIVACDYPVMLSLFSNLLSKESDLRVIDNLCAALCRMILSHVEGVPLEQVFPALVACLPLKEDMEENKTIYSCLTFLYSHNPALVVSHLKPIISAAAHLLGMKDVDNETQNTLLMLLRGLAQHHTKEFENAVMSLPDEQKNKMTMAVTQS; from the exons ATGATATCAGAAGAGCTCGAGCGCATCCTGGCGCGGCTGACAGAGCCGGACAACGCTGTTATTCAGCAG GCCACAGCTGAGCTGAAACAGGCATTTAAAGATCCAGCTATCATCCCTGCTTTATGCGCGGTTATGACTGGATCCCAGAACCCACag GTCCGTCAGTCGGCTGCAGTGATGCTCAGGATGAGAGTCAGAAAACACTGGAATAAAATCAGTCCAGACCACAGAGAAAG TCTGAAGGCAGTGGTGCTGCAGGCTTTACAGAATGAAACTGA ACACACAGTTCgccactctctctctcagctgAGTGCCGTCCTGGTAAAACATGAGACCCCAGACCGCTGGCCTGCTCTTCTATCTCTATTAAACCAGTCTACTGAAAGCAATAACCCACAGGATAGACAG GTGGGTCTTTTATTGCTTAGCAAAGTGGTTGGATCAAACCCGGAGCCCTTTAAGCCCCATTACAAGCAACTTCTCCAGCTGTTTGGGACTGTTCTCCAAGATCTAAACAATCCCACGGCTCTCTACTACTGCATCCTCACTCTGACCGCCATCACGGCCTACACCGGCACAGAGGAGATG aACCTGATGCGATCTCTAATCCCCAAACTGCTCATTGCTCTTAAACGCCTCATTCAGGCAGACCAG gACCAAGCCAGTGAAGCGATGGAAGTTTTTGATGAGCTGATGGAAAGCGAGGTGTCCATTGTTGTCCCACACATTGCTGAGATTGTCCGTTTTTGCCTGGAG ATCAGTGCGGACGTCTCCCTTAGTGATTCTCTGCGTGTAAAGGCTCTGTCATGTATCGCTGTTCTCATCAGACTTAAAAGCAAG gCTGTATTAAAGCATAAACTTCTACAGCCGATCCTGCAAGTAGTGTTTCCGATCTTGAGTTCCGCGCCCCCTCCTGGAGAAGAGGACCCAGAGGATGACGAAAACGACACTGAGGACGACAGTGAGAATCCCAAGCACTTTGCTGTTCAG GTCATTGACACCATGGCTCTTCATATGCCACCTGAAAAACTCTTCAACCAGCTG TTGCCTTTCACTCAGGCTTGTTTGTCAAGTGAGAATCCATATGAGCGTAAGGGAGGTCTCATGTGTATGGCTGTGCTGGCGGAGGGCTGTGCAGATCACATCCGCACAAA gATGTTGTCATCCATGCTTCAGACAGTGTGTCGCAGTCTGTCGGACAATAACCAGGTGGTCCGCAGTGCAGCGCTTTTTGCCCTCGGACAGTTTTCTGAACACCTCCAG CCAGATGTCAGTAAATTCCATGCTGAGCTGATGCCATTGTTGCATGGATACTTGTCTGCAGTGAATCAGACCAAAATTGGACACATGACGAAGGCCTTCTATGCCTTGGAGAACTTCTTGGAGAACTTAG GTCCAGAAATTGAGCCCTATCTGCCCACTCTAATGGAAACCATGTTGTCAGCCCTTAACAATGCAGAAAACCTTAAGCTCAAAGAGCTTGCCGTCAGTGCAATCGGAGCAATCG CTAACGCAGCCAAGGAGATGCTAGTGCCTTACTTTCCTCCAATTATTGAGAGTCTGAAGGGATTCCTGACAGACACAAGAGAGGAGATGAGGACTCTGCAGACGCAGGCACTAG ACACACTTTCTGTGTTGGCCCGTACTGTTGGGAAGGAAGTGTTTAGTCCGTTGGCAGCGGAGTGTGTGCAGTTAGGTTTGAACCTCACTGATGCAGTGGATGATCCAGACCTGCGGCGCTGCAC GTATAGCTTATTCTCTGCTGTATCTGATGTGAGTCCTGACTGTCTGGCCCCTCACCTCACTCCCATCACCACGGTGATGCTGCTGTCGCTCAGATCCACAGAGGGTGTGACG GCTCATTTAGATGAAGATAAACAGTTTGTGCTCCTGGACGATGACGATGCTGATGATGAAGGTGAAGAGGGCGATGCTGATTTGGATGAAGAGTCTGAGACTGAGGTTGATGATAGAGATGTTGCAGG ATTCAGTGTGGAAAATGCTTACATAGATGAGAAAGAAGATGCTTGTGACGCTTTGGGTGAAATCGCCTTTAACACAGG aGTGGCGTTCCAGCCTTTCCTGGAGTCCAGCTTCCAGCAGGTGTACGAGCTCCGCGAT TTCCCACATGAGGATGTGAGGAGAGCTGCCTTTGGTGCCATGGGCCAGTTCTGCCGAGCTCAGCACAAAGTGTGGAAGGAAAACCCGACAGAGGCCAACCACCAGG CTCTGCATAAGCTGTTGCAGGTGGTTTTGCCTTGTTTTCTGGAGGCGGTGAGAcaggacagagagagacaggtgGTGATGGCCATACTGGAGTCCATGAATGCTGTCATCAAATCCTGCCAGGCGGAGGCGCTGCAGGCTCCAGGGATACTGGCCGAAATAAGTAACACCATCAAAGATGTACTGAAGAAAAAG ACCGTGTGTCAGGATGTAGGTGGGGATGAAGCAGACGATGACGAGCAGCAG GCGGAGTATGATGCCATGCTGCAGGAGTTTGCCGGTGAAGGGATTCCTGTTTTAGCCTCGGCTCTACCAGCTGAAACTTTCTACCCTCACCTCAATGACTTGCTGCCCCTCATCATGAGCAAAGCT AAACCCTCATGCACAGAGGCAGACCGCTCCTTCTCCATTGGTACGATTGGAGAAACCTTGCACTCATTGGTGGGTGTGGCTGGAGGCAGGGCGGTTGCTGGCCGGCTGTCCAATCGGCTGCTGCCAGTGCTTGTAGCCGGAGTGAAGGACAGTGATGCAGAGGTGCGCAATAACAGTGTGTTTGCACTGGGAGCTCTAGCACAGGCTGCTGGACCCATCGTTGCCTG TGATTACCCAGTGATGCTCTCCCTTTTCTCCAACCTACTTTCTAAAGAATCTGACCTAAGAGTGATTGACAACCTCTGTGCTGCCCTGTGCAGGATGATCTTGAGCCACGTTGAGGGGGTCCCACTCGAGCAG